A stretch of Clostridium formicaceticum DNA encodes these proteins:
- the rlmB gene encoding 23S rRNA (guanosine(2251)-2'-O)-methyltransferase RlmB, with protein MKEVANNQVEGRNPVIEALKSHREIDKILVAKGAKEGSIQKIIAMAKDRGILVQYVERQKLNEVSESDNHQGVIAIAAAYKYSDLEDILETAKARGEKPFVLLLDEITDPHNLGSIMRTADAVGAHGIIIPKRRSVGLTATVAKTSAGAIEYVPVAKVSNIAQTIDKLKEEGLWIAGADLGGESQHFDADFTSAIALVIGSEGKGISRLIREKCDFLVTIPMVGKVASLNASVAAATLMYEVFRQRNNYGCK; from the coding sequence ATGAAGGAAGTGGCAAATAATCAGGTAGAGGGAAGAAATCCTGTTATAGAGGCTTTGAAATCTCATAGAGAGATTGATAAAATACTGGTTGCTAAAGGTGCGAAAGAAGGCTCTATTCAAAAAATAATAGCAATGGCAAAAGATAGAGGGATTCTAGTTCAGTATGTGGAGCGACAAAAACTTAATGAAGTATCGGAATCTGATAACCATCAAGGTGTCATAGCGATAGCAGCAGCTTATAAATATAGTGATTTAGAAGATATACTAGAAACAGCAAAAGCTAGAGGCGAGAAACCTTTTGTTTTACTATTGGATGAAATTACAGACCCTCACAATCTGGGATCCATCATGAGGACTGCTGACGCTGTAGGGGCGCATGGGATAATTATACCAAAGAGACGTTCAGTAGGTCTTACTGCTACTGTAGCAAAGACCTCTGCTGGAGCGATTGAGTATGTACCTGTAGCAAAAGTCTCTAATATCGCACAAACCATAGATAAGCTTAAGGAGGAAGGGTTATGGATAGCGGGGGCAGATTTAGGAGGAGAAAGCCAGCATTTCGATGCAGACTTTACCAGTGCAATCGCTTTGGTTATTGGTAGTGAAGGAAAGGGTATATCTAGGCTTATTAGAGAAAAATGTGACTTTTTAGTGACAATACCAATGGTAGGAAAGGTAGCCTCATTAAACGCCTCTGTAGCAGCTGCCACATTGATGTATGAAGTGTTTAGGCAGAGAAACAATTATGGCTGCAAATAG
- the tuf gene encoding elongation factor Tu: MAKAKFERNKPHVNIGTIGHVDHGKTTLTAAITMTLNKRLGTGSAVAFDQIDKAPEERERGITISTAHVEYETNNRHYAHVDCPGHADYVKNMITGAAQMDGAILVVSAADGPMPQTREHILLSRQVGVPYIVVFMNKCDMVDDEELLELVEMEIRDLLNEYEFPGDDTPVIKGSALQALNDPDSDWGTKIVEMFEIIDEYIPQPERDIDKPFLMPVEDVFSITGRGTVATGRVERGVVKVQDEVELVGLAEESRKLVVTGVEMFRKLLDQAEAGDNVGVLLRGIQRTEIERGQVLAKPGTIKPHTKFKAEVYVLKKEEGGRHTPFFDGYRPQFYFRTTDVTGSIKLPEGTEMVMPGDNITMEIELISPIATEEGLRFAIREGGRTVGAGVVASIIE, encoded by the coding sequence ATGGCAAAAGCAAAATTTGAAAGAAATAAGCCCCATGTAAACATAGGAACAATAGGACACGTTGACCATGGTAAAACAACATTAACAGCAGCGATTACAATGACATTAAACAAAAGATTAGGAACAGGATCAGCAGTAGCCTTTGACCAAATCGATAAAGCACCAGAAGAAAGAGAAAGAGGAATCACAATTTCAACAGCACACGTTGAGTACGAAACAAACAACAGACACTATGCTCACGTAGACTGCCCAGGCCATGCTGACTATGTAAAAAACATGATTACAGGAGCAGCACAAATGGACGGAGCGATCCTGGTAGTATCAGCAGCGGACGGTCCAATGCCACAAACAAGAGAGCATATCCTACTATCAAGACAGGTAGGTGTACCATACATCGTAGTATTCATGAACAAATGCGATATGGTAGATGATGAAGAATTATTAGAATTAGTAGAAATGGAAATCAGAGACTTATTAAACGAATATGAATTTCCAGGAGATGACACACCAGTAATCAAGGGATCAGCATTACAAGCATTAAATGATCCAGATAGTGATTGGGGAACAAAGATTGTAGAAATGTTTGAAATCATCGATGAATACATTCCACAACCAGAAAGAGATATTGACAAGCCATTCTTAATGCCAGTAGAGGACGTATTCTCAATTACAGGTAGAGGAACAGTTGCAACAGGAAGAGTAGAAAGAGGCGTAGTAAAAGTACAGGACGAAGTAGAATTAGTAGGTTTAGCAGAAGAATCAAGAAAGTTAGTAGTAACAGGGGTAGAAATGTTCAGAAAGTTACTAGATCAAGCAGAAGCAGGAGACAACGTAGGGGTATTACTAAGAGGTATCCAGAGAACAGAAATCGAAAGAGGACAAGTATTAGCAAAGCCTGGTACAATCAAGCCTCACACAAAATTTAAGGCGGAAGTATACGTATTAAAGAAAGAAGAAGGTGGAAGACATACACCATTCTTTGATGGATACAGACCACAATTTTATTTTAGAACAACAGACGTAACAGGAAGCATCAAATTACCAGAGGGAACAGAAATGGTAATGCCAGGAGATAACATTACAATGGAAATCGAATTAATTAGCCCAATCGCTACAGAAGAAGGTTTAAGATTCGCTATCCGTGAAGGTGGAAGAACTGTAGGTGCTGGTGTAGTTGCTTCTATTATTGAATAA
- the cysS gene encoding cysteine--tRNA ligase gives MKLYNTLTRKKEVFIPITPGEIKMYACGPTVYNYFHIGNARTFMVFDALRRYFKYRDYKVTFVQNFTDIDDKIIKRAQEENISAKQVSEKYIQEYFKDAESLGVEKADIHPKVTENVQEIIAFIQALIEKGFAYEVEGDVYYDVSKFRDYGKLSKQSLKDLQSGARIEVNESKKNALDFALWKATKPDEPSWESPWGLGRPGWHIECSAMAQKYLGKTIDIHGGGGDLIFPHHENEIAQSEACTGAPFANYWLHVGYLNIDNKKMSKSLNNFFTPREIAEEFDLESLRFFMLSAHYRNPLNFSRDLLTSAETALERLYNAKSNLQHLLENTEEKTLTQEEEQLQKELLSYREKFVEVMDDDFNTADGIAVIFDMVRDMNSYLSGSTSKTLIQAAFELLMELTGVLGLLQKKEENIDQEIEELISKRQQARKEKNYQLADEIRDQLKCMGIVLEDTPQGIKWKRV, from the coding sequence GTGAAGTTATATAATACATTAACAAGAAAAAAGGAAGTGTTTATCCCAATAACCCCTGGAGAAATAAAAATGTATGCCTGTGGTCCTACGGTATATAACTATTTTCACATAGGGAATGCTAGAACTTTTATGGTCTTTGATGCCTTGAGAAGGTACTTTAAGTATAGGGACTATAAAGTGACCTTTGTCCAGAACTTTACTGATATCGATGATAAAATCATAAAAAGAGCTCAGGAGGAAAATATTTCTGCTAAACAAGTAAGTGAAAAGTACATTCAGGAATATTTTAAGGATGCTGAAAGTTTAGGCGTTGAAAAAGCAGATATACATCCAAAGGTTACGGAAAATGTACAGGAAATTATAGCGTTTATTCAAGCATTGATAGAAAAAGGATTCGCTTATGAAGTTGAAGGGGACGTATATTATGATGTATCAAAATTTAGAGATTATGGAAAACTATCAAAACAAAGTTTGAAGGATCTGCAGTCTGGGGCACGTATAGAAGTCAATGAAAGTAAGAAAAATGCCTTAGACTTTGCTTTATGGAAGGCGACAAAACCAGATGAGCCTAGTTGGGAAAGTCCTTGGGGACTAGGACGTCCTGGGTGGCATATCGAATGTTCTGCTATGGCGCAAAAGTATTTAGGAAAAACAATTGATATTCATGGCGGTGGCGGTGACTTGATTTTTCCTCACCATGAAAATGAAATTGCTCAAAGCGAAGCTTGTACAGGAGCACCCTTTGCTAATTACTGGTTGCATGTAGGTTATTTAAATATAGACAATAAAAAGATGTCAAAGTCCTTAAATAACTTTTTTACGCCTAGAGAGATCGCTGAAGAGTTTGACTTAGAAAGTTTAAGATTTTTTATGCTTTCGGCTCACTATCGTAATCCTTTAAACTTTAGCAGAGATTTATTAACATCCGCAGAAACGGCTCTTGAAAGATTATATAATGCTAAAAGTAACCTTCAGCATCTATTGGAGAATACAGAGGAAAAAACTTTGACACAGGAAGAAGAGCAATTGCAGAAAGAACTTCTTAGCTATAGAGAAAAGTTTGTTGAAGTAATGGATGATGATTTTAATACTGCTGATGGTATTGCGGTTATTTTTGACATGGTAAGGGACATGAATAGTTATTTAAGCGGAAGCACCTCTAAAACATTAATTCAAGCTGCATTTGAACTGCTAATGGAATTGACAGGCGTGCTGGGTTTATTACAAAAGAAAGAGGAAAACATAGATCAAGAAATAGAGGAATTGATTTCAAAACGTCAACAGGCAAGAAAGGAAAAAAATTATCAATTAGCAGACGAAATAAGGGATCAACTTAAGTGTATGGGAATTGTTTTGGAGGATACACCTCAAGGTATAAAATGGAAAAGGGTCTAA
- the nusG gene encoding transcription termination/antitermination protein NusG — MSQEIRWYVVHTYSGYENKVKVNIEKMVANRGMEDFILEIKVPTEEKVEIKNGKKKTKETKLFPGYVLIKMIMTDETWYIVRNTRGVTGFVGPSSKPIPLTDAEVRSMGVEEVRQEIDMKVGDTVRVISGPFESFIGTIEHVNLEKETFKVLISMFGRETPVELEFSQVESL, encoded by the coding sequence ATGTCCCAAGAGATAAGATGGTATGTCGTTCATACCTATTCAGGTTATGAAAACAAAGTAAAAGTAAACATTGAGAAAATGGTTGCCAACAGAGGTATGGAGGACTTTATATTAGAAATCAAGGTGCCTACAGAAGAAAAAGTAGAAATAAAAAATGGCAAGAAGAAAACAAAAGAAACGAAACTGTTTCCAGGTTATGTATTGATCAAAATGATTATGACAGATGAAACCTGGTATATAGTGAGAAACACCCGTGGTGTTACTGGGTTTGTTGGGCCTAGTTCTAAACCTATACCACTAACAGATGCAGAAGTAAGGTCAATGGGTGTGGAGGAAGTGCGTCAAGAAATTGATATGAAGGTTGGCGATACGGTAAGAGTCATTTCAGGTCCTTTTGAAAGTTTTATAGGTACAATTGAGCATGTTAACTTGGAAAAAGAAACATTTAAAGTACTCATATCCATGTTTGGCAGAGAGACGCCTGTAGAATTAGAATTTTCACAGGTAGAATCACTGTAA
- the rplA gene encoding 50S ribosomal protein L1: protein MPKRSKKYQEAMKLVDKTKLYDLKEAVETVKKTATAKFDETVELHVKLGVDSRHADQQVRGAVVLPHGTGKTVKVLVFAKGEKATEAEKAGADYVGADDLVAKIQGENWFDFDVVVATPDMMGVVGRLGRVLGPKGLMPNPKSGTVTFDLEKAVKEIKAGKVEYRLDKTNIIHVPIGKVSFQDDQLSDNLRAILGAIVKAKPAAAKGQYLKSIALTSTMGPSIKISPNKVVE from the coding sequence ATGCCAAAAAGAAGCAAAAAATATCAAGAGGCTATGAAGCTTGTTGATAAAACCAAATTATATGATTTAAAAGAAGCTGTTGAGACTGTAAAAAAGACAGCAACAGCTAAGTTTGATGAAACTGTAGAACTTCATGTAAAATTAGGTGTAGATTCAAGACATGCAGATCAGCAAGTAAGAGGAGCTGTTGTGTTACCACATGGAACAGGTAAGACAGTAAAAGTTCTTGTGTTCGCAAAGGGTGAAAAAGCTACAGAAGCTGAAAAAGCCGGAGCTGACTATGTTGGTGCTGATGACTTAGTAGCAAAAATTCAAGGTGAAAACTGGTTTGATTTTGATGTGGTTGTTGCTACTCCTGATATGATGGGTGTAGTAGGTAGATTAGGTAGGGTGTTGGGACCTAAAGGATTAATGCCAAACCCTAAATCTGGAACTGTTACTTTCGATTTAGAAAAAGCGGTTAAAGAGATTAAAGCTGGTAAAGTTGAATATAGATTAGATAAAACCAACATTATTCACGTGCCAATTGGAAAAGTGTCTTTCCAAGATGATCAGTTATCTGATAACCTTAGAGCAATATTAGGAGCCATTGTTAAGGCAAAGCCTGCGGCTGCAAAAGGACAATATTTAAAAAGTATTGCACTAACCAGCACAATGGGACCAAGTATAAAAATAAGTCCTAACAAAGTTGTTGAATAA
- the rplK gene encoding 50S ribosomal protein L11, translating to MAKKVVGQIKLQIPAGKATPAPPVGPALGQHGVNIMGFCKEFNAKTAEQAGLIIPVVISVYQDRSFTFITKTPPAAVLIKKAVGIETASGEPNKKKVAKISKDKLREIAELKMPDLNANTVEAAMNMIAGTARSMGIEVEA from the coding sequence ATGGCAAAAAAGGTTGTAGGACAAATCAAATTACAAATTCCTGCAGGAAAAGCTACACCAGCACCACCAGTTGGGCCTGCATTAGGACAACATGGTGTAAATATCATGGGATTCTGTAAGGAATTCAACGCTAAAACAGCTGAACAAGCTGGCTTAATTATTCCAGTTGTTATTTCTGTTTATCAAGATAGATCTTTTACTTTCATCACGAAAACACCACCAGCTGCGGTTTTAATTAAAAAAGCAGTAGGGATTGAGACAGCATCAGGTGAACCTAATAAAAAGAAAGTAGCGAAGATTTCTAAGGATAAATTAAGAGAAATCGCTGAATTGAAAATGCCTGACTTAAATGCTAACACTGTTGAAGCAGCAATGAATATGATTGCTGGAACAGCTAGAAGTATGGGTATAGAAGTAGAAGCTTAG
- the rpmG gene encoding 50S ribosomal protein L33 — protein MRVKITLACTECKQRNYNTTKNKKNNPDRMEMKKYCKFCRSHTAHKETK, from the coding sequence GTGCGTGTAAAAATCACACTAGCATGTACAGAATGCAAGCAAAGAAACTACAATACAACAAAAAACAAGAAAAACAATCCCGATCGTATGGAAATGAAAAAGTACTGCAAGTTTTGTAGAAGCCATACAGCTCACAAAGAAACAAAATAA
- a CDS encoding NYN domain-containing protein, with amino-acid sequence MKEYLIIDGYNVINGWSELKRLAEESLEEARIELVERMAEYQSCKGVHVVIVFDAHMVKGTMEKTETVKGIKVVFTKERETADSYIEKFIVQLSKRHRAAVVTNDWAEQQVVLGGGATRISVRELIIDYSAIKNNIQRKTEILQQQKDSLSNRIDPLVLEKLEKFRRRS; translated from the coding sequence TTGAAGGAGTATTTAATCATAGATGGGTACAATGTAATCAATGGATGGTCTGAATTAAAAAGGCTAGCAGAAGAAAGTTTAGAAGAAGCAAGAATAGAGCTGGTTGAAAGAATGGCAGAATATCAAAGCTGCAAAGGAGTTCATGTTGTTATTGTTTTTGACGCCCATATGGTAAAGGGGACGATGGAGAAGACGGAAACTGTAAAAGGAATAAAAGTAGTTTTTACAAAGGAAAGAGAAACTGCTGATAGTTATATTGAAAAATTTATTGTGCAGCTATCTAAAAGACATCGTGCTGCAGTAGTAACGAATGATTGGGCAGAACAGCAAGTGGTGTTAGGAGGAGGAGCTACTAGAATTTCCGTTAGGGAGCTAATTATTGACTATAGCGCAATAAAAAATAATATTCAAAGAAAAACAGAGATTTTGCAACAACAAAAAGATTCTCTATCTAATCGAATTGATCCGTTAGTTTTAGAAAAGCTTGAAAAATTCAGACGAAGATCATGA
- a CDS encoding Mini-ribonuclease 3 — translation MVKNLLEKMVNGGEVKTEKEVKMMAPLTLAYMGDAVFEAFIRNYLILKGSVAVKELHKNAIRYVKAKAQAEIIHELEKELTQEEWGIVKKGRNQKSASTPKNADLIDYKYATGFETLLGYLFYRGSVDRLIEIMEKSVEIINRNKG, via the coding sequence ATGGTGAAGAATTTATTAGAAAAAATGGTTAATGGTGGGGAAGTAAAAACAGAGAAGGAAGTAAAAATGATGGCACCATTAACCTTGGCCTATATGGGGGATGCTGTATTTGAAGCTTTTATCCGCAATTATCTTATTCTTAAAGGAAGTGTTGCGGTAAAGGAACTCCATAAAAATGCTATACGGTATGTAAAGGCAAAGGCACAAGCAGAAATCATCCATGAGCTAGAAAAGGAACTAACCCAGGAAGAATGGGGGATTGTAAAAAAAGGAAGAAATCAAAAATCTGCTTCAACCCCCAAAAATGCTGACCTTATAGATTATAAGTATGCTACAGGTTTTGAGACACTATTAGGCTATTTATTCTATAGGGGAAGCGTCGATCGTTTGATAGAGATTATGGAAAAATCTGTAGAAATCATTAATAGAAATAAAGGTTAG
- the rplL gene encoding 50S ribosomal protein L7/L12, with product MTIEQILEAIENMKVLELNELVKAAEEKFGVSAAAPVVVGGAVAGAAAEEEKTEFDVILASAGASKIGVIKVVREITGLGLKEAKELVDNAPKPLKEGIAKEEAEAMKAKLEEAGAVVEVK from the coding sequence ATGACAATCGAACAGATCTTAGAAGCGATTGAGAATATGAAAGTATTAGAGTTAAATGAATTAGTAAAAGCAGCAGAAGAAAAGTTTGGTGTATCCGCAGCTGCTCCAGTAGTAGTAGGTGGCGCAGTAGCAGGTGCAGCGGCAGAAGAAGAAAAAACAGAATTTGATGTGATTTTAGCTAGTGCAGGTGCATCTAAAATCGGCGTAATCAAAGTAGTAAGAGAAATTACAGGTTTAGGTTTAAAAGAAGCTAAAGAATTAGTAGACAATGCTCCAAAGCCACTTAAAGAAGGCATAGCTAAAGAAGAAGCTGAAGCTATGAAGGCTAAGTTAGAAGAAGCAGGTGCAGTAGTAGAAGTTAAGTAG
- the secE gene encoding preprotein translocase subunit SecE — translation MTTQANTNTKAGSLGKYLRGVKSELKKVNWPNGEELKNNTSVVIASCLLATILLWALDTFFGFGLNLIIK, via the coding sequence ATGACTACTCAAGCAAACACCAATACAAAAGCCGGAAGCCTTGGGAAATACTTAAGAGGTGTAAAGTCTGAGCTAAAAAAAGTAAACTGGCCTAATGGAGAAGAGTTAAAAAACAACACCAGTGTTGTTATAGCTTCATGTTTATTGGCAACAATTTTACTATGGGCGTTAGATACATTTTTTGGTTTTGGATTAAATTTAATTATTAAATAA
- the sigH gene encoding RNA polymerase sporulation sigma factor SigH produces MVAKREESIEENDLLDETIVEAAKNGERQAVELLIKKYKNFVRSKARSYFLIGADREDIIQEGMIGLYKAIRDYKPDKLSSFKAFAELCITRQIITAIKTATRQKHIPLNSYVSLNKPIYDEESDRTLLDVISGHKITDPEELMICKEELVHIEGKIGEILSDLECRVLMLYLQGRSYQEIAYDLKRHVKSIDNALQRVKRKLERYLEIRYT; encoded by the coding sequence GTGGTAGCAAAAAGAGAAGAATCTATAGAAGAGAACGATTTGCTAGACGAAACGATCGTAGAAGCTGCAAAAAATGGAGAGAGACAGGCTGTAGAGCTGTTAATTAAAAAATACAAAAATTTTGTGCGCTCTAAGGCGAGGTCTTACTTTTTGATAGGAGCAGACCGTGAGGACATTATACAGGAGGGTATGATAGGACTTTATAAGGCGATTAGAGACTATAAACCGGACAAGCTTTCATCCTTCAAGGCATTTGCAGAGTTATGCATTACAAGGCAGATTATTACAGCAATTAAAACTGCTACTAGACAAAAACATATTCCGTTAAATTCTTATGTTTCCTTAAACAAACCTATTTATGATGAAGAATCTGATAGGACCCTACTGGATGTTATTTCTGGACATAAGATAACAGATCCAGAAGAGCTAATGATTTGTAAAGAAGAATTGGTTCATATTGAAGGGAAAATAGGAGAGATATTAAGCGACTTAGAGTGTAGGGTGTTGATGTTGTATCTTCAAGGCAGGTCTTACCAAGAAATCGCTTATGACTTAAAACGACATGTAAAGTCTATCGACAATGCATTGCAAAGAGTAAAAAGAAAGCTAGAAAGATATTTAGAAATAAGATATACTTAA
- the cysE gene encoding serine O-acetyltransferase yields the protein MKGFFKTIREDIDAIFERDPAAQNVLEVMLCYPGLHAIIIHRVSHALFKRGFVILPRFISNIARFLTGIEIHPGAKIGRKVFIDHGTGVVIGETTEIGDNVTIYQGATLGGTGKDKGKRHPTIGNNVVISCGAKVLGPFKIGDNSKIGAGSVVLKEVPSDCTVVGVPGQIVIKENKKIRSVHNEIDLEHGKLPDPVAEELSCLQRRIIELEKKIGEMEGRSKSEVI from the coding sequence ATGAAGGGATTTTTTAAAACAATAAGAGAGGATATTGATGCTATTTTTGAAAGGGATCCGGCGGCTCAAAATGTTTTAGAAGTAATGTTGTGTTATCCTGGCTTACATGCTATTATTATTCATCGTGTTTCCCACGCATTATTCAAAAGAGGGTTTGTTATATTGCCTAGATTTATATCGAATATAGCGAGATTCCTTACGGGTATTGAAATCCATCCAGGAGCCAAAATAGGAAGAAAGGTGTTTATTGATCATGGTACAGGGGTGGTTATCGGTGAAACTACAGAAATTGGTGACAATGTAACCATCTATCAGGGAGCTACTTTGGGAGGAACGGGAAAAGATAAAGGAAAAAGGCACCCTACTATTGGTAACAATGTTGTTATTTCCTGTGGTGCTAAGGTGCTAGGTCCTTTTAAAATAGGAGATAATTCTAAAATAGGCGCAGGTTCAGTGGTACTAAAAGAAGTGCCCTCTGATTGTACAGTAGTTGGTGTACCGGGTCAAATTGTTATTAAAGAAAATAAAAAAATTCGAAGTGTTCATAATGAAATAGATCTAGAACATGGTAAATTGCCGGATCCTGTTGCAGAAGAATTAAGCTGTCTACAAAGACGAATTATAGAACTAGAAAAAAAGATAGGAGAAATGGAAGGGAGAAGTAAAAGTGAAGTTATATAA
- the thyX gene encoding FAD-dependent thymidylate synthase — translation MKTTLRLKLLAYTPNPDAVVAKGGKLCYYPGGIEELEEGLTEEKISKFVTMLAEMEHESPLEHAVFTFGIEGVSRSLTHQLVRHRLASYSQKSQRYVSEGSFEYVMPKDISDNEEAKKVFVKAMENAQEAYDKITEELLAEKIKTFYKGKKQTIDEEKAGLLQEIKIMGNQEVIQHCKKHFKRDYSRLEKLSIENARAVLPNACETKIIVTMNARILLHFFKKRCCSRAQEEIRDLATEMLKLVKTVAPNIFKYAGPACLHDVCPEGDMTCGRIKEVREQFGQM, via the coding sequence ATGAAAACAACGCTAAGATTAAAGTTATTGGCATATACACCAAATCCTGATGCAGTTGTAGCAAAAGGAGGTAAGCTTTGCTATTATCCAGGAGGTATTGAGGAATTAGAAGAAGGTTTGACGGAGGAAAAAATAAGTAAATTTGTAACGATGTTGGCGGAAATGGAACATGAGTCTCCCCTAGAGCATGCTGTATTTACCTTCGGCATAGAAGGTGTTTCAAGAAGTTTGACGCATCAACTGGTTCGACATAGATTAGCCAGTTATAGTCAAAAGTCTCAAAGATATGTTTCGGAAGGTAGTTTTGAGTATGTGATGCCTAAAGATATAAGCGACAACGAAGAAGCAAAGAAGGTCTTTGTTAAGGCGATGGAAAATGCCCAAGAGGCCTATGACAAAATTACAGAAGAACTATTGGCAGAAAAAATCAAGACATTTTATAAAGGAAAAAAACAAACAATAGATGAGGAGAAGGCAGGTTTATTACAGGAGATAAAAATCATGGGGAATCAAGAAGTGATTCAACATTGTAAAAAACACTTCAAAAGAGATTATAGTAGACTAGAAAAACTTTCTATAGAGAATGCCCGAGCAGTTTTACCCAATGCTTGTGAGACGAAAATCATTGTTACTATGAACGCCAGAATATTATTACACTTTTTCAAGAAACGCTGCTGTAGCCGGGCGCAGGAAGAAATAAGAGACTTAGCTACCGAAATGTTGAAATTAGTAAAGACAGTAGCGCCTAATATCTTTAAGTATGCTGGACCTGCTTGTCTCCATGATGTTTGTCCAGAAGGGGATATGACTTGTGGGAGAATCAAAGAGGTTAGAGAGCAATTTGGTCAGATGTGA
- the rplJ gene encoding 50S ribosomal protein L10: MSKAVETKKEIVAEITEKFQKSTAAVVVDYRGLKVEEVTELRRKFREAGVEYKVYKNTMMRRAAENAGMEELVKELIGPNAVAFSYDDPIAPAKIANEFAKTHKNLELRVGIVEGAFYNEDKLKELADVPAREVLIAKLLGSLKAPVSNLAYLLQAIADKKEAEGQA, translated from the coding sequence ATGTCAAAAGCTGTTGAAACGAAAAAGGAAATTGTAGCAGAAATTACTGAAAAATTTCAAAAATCTACTGCAGCAGTTGTAGTTGATTATAGAGGTTTAAAGGTAGAAGAAGTTACAGAGCTAAGAAGAAAGTTCAGAGAAGCAGGGGTTGAGTACAAGGTATACAAAAATACCATGATGAGAAGAGCTGCTGAAAATGCTGGCATGGAAGAGCTGGTAAAGGAACTAATAGGACCAAATGCTGTAGCTTTTAGTTATGATGATCCTATAGCTCCAGCTAAAATAGCCAATGAGTTTGCAAAAACCCATAAAAACTTAGAATTAAGAGTAGGTATTGTTGAAGGGGCTTTTTATAATGAAGACAAACTGAAAGAGCTTGCTGATGTACCAGCAAGAGAAGTGCTTATTGCTAAGCTTCTTGGTAGCTTAAAGGCTCCAGTTTCTAATCTTGCTTACCTTCTTCAAGCGATTGCAGATAAAAAAGAAGCTGAAGGACAAGCGTAA